One part of the Myxococcales bacterium genome encodes these proteins:
- a CDS encoding IS3 family transposase gives VVKLENYYFPWELEAALRDFVAYYNNERYHEALDNVTPADAYFGRRYAILSKRGRIKRRTMQERRRLYRAGKAA, from the coding sequence GTGGTGAAGCTAGAGAACTACTACTTCCCGTGGGAGCTGGAGGCAGCGCTGCGGGACTTCGTGGCTTACTACAACAACGAGCGCTACCACGAAGCTCTCGATAATGTGACGCCGGCAGATGCGTACTTCGGCCGGCGATACGCGATCCTCTCGAAGCGCGGGAGGATCAAACGACGTACGATGCAAGAGCGAAGGCGGCTGTACCGAGCTGGGAAGGCAGCCTAG
- a CDS encoding long-chain-fatty-acid--CoA ligase, whose protein sequence is MNVNIGQFVAKRAALRPDQEAIFDVAKGVRLTYRELDQRCNRLGNGLVGAGLASGDRVATLLMNGSEFVEVFFGAAKVGGVIVALNWRLVADELSFILTDSGAETLIFGTAFADVVAELQSRGEEGTQVKSWIHVGDAADRPDFAFGYEDLLSGATADEPGIGASDDDLLFILYTSGTTGLPKGVMHSHTTTMWASLTALVTADVQWDDRYLICLPLFHVGALNPLLTVIHRGGAVTIMAEFDPVRIWEIYGEEKITVTLAVPAMLNFMLSTYDAGAHDISNLRWIMSGAAPVPVSLIEKYSAMGIEIHQVYGLTESGGPACLISPDEAIKRAGSTGKAFFHTDIKVIDPDGGEVTANETGEVIIRAPHLMLGYWNRPDATAETIIDGWLHTGDIARIDEDGFIYIKDRIKDMIISGGENVYPADIENVLASMEGVKEVAVIGMPSAKWGESPLAIVVKEDDSLTAEEVLAFCKGKLAPFKLPKAVEFIEVLPRNPTGKILKRVLRDQFLGAAPS, encoded by the coding sequence ATGAACGTAAACATCGGACAGTTCGTCGCCAAGCGTGCCGCGCTTCGGCCCGACCAGGAAGCCATCTTCGACGTCGCAAAGGGAGTGCGACTGACCTACCGCGAGCTCGACCAGCGCTGCAACCGGCTGGGGAATGGCCTGGTGGGGGCTGGTCTCGCGAGCGGCGACCGGGTCGCGACCCTGCTGATGAACGGTTCCGAGTTCGTCGAGGTCTTCTTTGGCGCCGCGAAGGTGGGAGGCGTGATCGTCGCCTTGAACTGGCGGTTGGTCGCCGACGAGCTCTCCTTCATCCTGACCGACTCGGGTGCCGAGACCCTGATCTTCGGTACGGCCTTCGCCGACGTGGTGGCAGAACTGCAGTCCCGCGGCGAGGAGGGAACCCAGGTCAAGAGTTGGATACACGTCGGCGACGCCGCCGATCGCCCGGACTTTGCATTCGGCTACGAAGACTTGCTGTCGGGAGCGACGGCCGACGAGCCCGGGATCGGCGCAAGCGACGATGACTTACTCTTCATCTTGTATACGTCGGGCACGACCGGTTTGCCCAAGGGCGTGATGCATAGCCACACCACGACCATGTGGGCGTCGTTGACCGCCCTGGTGACCGCGGACGTCCAGTGGGACGATCGCTATCTCATCTGTCTGCCCCTGTTTCACGTGGGTGCCCTCAACCCACTGCTCACGGTGATCCACCGAGGGGGCGCGGTCACGATCATGGCCGAGTTCGATCCCGTGCGGATCTGGGAGATCTACGGCGAGGAGAAAATCACCGTGACCCTCGCGGTGCCCGCGATGCTCAACTTCATGTTGAGCACTTACGACGCAGGGGCACACGATATCTCGAACTTGCGCTGGATCATGAGTGGCGCGGCTCCCGTCCCCGTAAGCTTGATCGAGAAGTACTCGGCGATGGGGATCGAGATCCACCAGGTGTACGGACTGACCGAATCCGGCGGGCCGGCGTGCTTGATCTCTCCCGACGAGGCCATCAAGCGCGCGGGTTCAACGGGCAAGGCGTTCTTCCACACCGATATCAAAGTAATCGATCCGGACGGCGGCGAAGTCACGGCAAACGAAACCGGCGAAGTCATCATCCGGGCACCCCATTTGATGCTCGGCTACTGGAACCGTCCCGATGCCACCGCGGAAACGATCATCGACGGCTGGCTCCACACCGGCGATATCGCGAGGATTGACGAAGACGGCTTCATCTATATCAAGGACCGCATCAAGGACATGATCATTTCGGGGGGCGAGAACGTCTACCCGGCCGATATCGAAAACGTGCTCGCATCCATGGAGGGTGTGAAGGAGGTGGCGGTCATCGGGATGCCTTCGGCCAAATGGGGAGAGTCGCCGCTTGCGATCGTCGTCAAGGAAGACGATTCGCTCACTGCCGAAGAGGTTCTCGCCTTTTGTAAAGGAAAGCTGGCGCCCTTCAAGTTGCCCAAGGCCGTGGAGTTCATCGAAGTGCTCCCCCGCAATCCAACCGGGAAGATCCTCAAACGCGTTCTCCGGGATCAGTTTCTGGGCGCGGCACCGTCCTAG
- a CDS encoding TauD/TfdA family dioxygenase, giving the protein MPDPSIHVMPITGSIGAEIEGVDISKPLSDASFESIQMALDEHLVIFFRDQPMTPDQQSQFTRLFGEPHPTPFIKTMKDHPEVIEVIKEADEASRFVFGGGWHSDFSFLERPPYVTCLHAKETPEFGGDTLWANMILAYETLPPEMREKLSTMVALHSGERAYSPRMQDLQNLLENMQVETTDEALVRRQHPLVRTHPRTGKKGLFINSVYTVGIKDMPEDEATELLAGLNRHALQEVLTCRFRWRKNSLALWDNRFTQHYALNDYPGKRRQMHRTTCTGEVPR; this is encoded by the coding sequence ATGCCTGATCCCTCGATTCACGTCATGCCGATCACCGGGTCCATCGGCGCAGAGATCGAAGGTGTCGATATTTCCAAACCCCTCTCTGACGCATCGTTTGAATCGATTCAGATGGCCCTCGACGAACATCTGGTGATCTTCTTTCGAGATCAACCCATGACGCCCGATCAACAGAGCCAGTTCACCCGCCTCTTTGGCGAACCCCATCCGACACCCTTCATCAAGACAATGAAAGACCATCCCGAGGTCATCGAAGTCATCAAGGAGGCCGATGAGGCGAGCAGATTCGTATTTGGCGGTGGTTGGCACTCCGACTTCAGCTTTCTCGAGCGCCCACCCTATGTAACCTGCCTCCACGCCAAGGAGACGCCGGAGTTTGGAGGCGACACCCTGTGGGCCAATATGATCCTCGCCTATGAAACCCTGCCTCCGGAAATGAGAGAAAAGCTCAGCACGATGGTGGCTCTTCATTCGGGGGAGCGAGCCTACTCGCCCCGAATGCAGGACCTGCAAAATCTGCTCGAAAACATGCAGGTCGAGACCACGGACGAAGCACTGGTCCGGAGACAGCATCCTCTGGTCCGAACTCACCCGAGGACCGGCAAGAAGGGCCTCTTCATCAATTCTGTCTACACAGTCGGTATCAAGGACATGCCGGAAGACGAAGCGACTGAACTGCTTGCTGGTCTCAACCGCCATGCCCTACAAGAAGTCCTGACCTGTCGCTTCCGATGGAGAAAAAACTCTTTGGCCCTCTGGGACAACCGCTTCACGCAACACTATGCCCTCAATGACTACCCAGGAAAACGCCGCCAGATGCACCGAACCACTTGTACGGGCGAAGTTCCCAGATAG
- a CDS encoding Glu/Leu/Phe/Val dehydrogenase: protein MENKFNLFEMAQEQWRAAADLIELDSSISTILSEPKNELMVHFPVKMDNGEFRLFKGYRVQHNNILGPYKGGMRFHPNVHIDEVKALAMWMTFKCSLAGIPLGGAKGGVQCDPKALSVDEKMRLTRRFTHALGDNIGPEYDIPAPDMGTDGQTMVWMMDTYLNSTSAHARSSMRHVVTGKTLECGGSEGRDKATGQGTVYCIQEWAKQRGIDLSQSTFVVQGIGNAGSWTAVLLAKLGARLLAICNSRTAIYSADGIDAEGVKRWADQKKDLADFSGVETIALDQLFKIKADILVPAALEDQITVDNVDSIDVKVIAEAANGPMRPDAEKALINRGVDIIPDLLCNSGGVIVSYFEWVQNKKSEHWELEEVDAKLAKTIQHAFGNVSAFASEFKCSTRTAAYGVALQRMQGAYRQRQIFP, encoded by the coding sequence ATGGAAAACAAATTCAATCTATTTGAAATGGCGCAGGAACAGTGGCGGGCGGCGGCGGATCTCATCGAGCTGGATTCTTCCATCTCGACGATTCTAAGTGAGCCCAAGAACGAGTTGATGGTCCACTTTCCGGTAAAAATGGATAATGGTGAATTTCGACTCTTCAAGGGTTATCGCGTTCAACACAATAATATCCTCGGCCCCTATAAAGGAGGGATGCGCTTCCATCCGAACGTTCATATTGACGAGGTGAAGGCCCTTGCGATGTGGATGACGTTCAAATGTTCATTGGCGGGCATCCCGCTTGGCGGCGCGAAGGGTGGCGTGCAATGCGATCCCAAGGCGCTGAGCGTCGACGAAAAAATGCGCCTCACCCGTCGATTCACCCATGCGTTGGGCGACAACATCGGGCCCGAATACGACATCCCCGCGCCGGATATGGGAACCGATGGCCAGACGATGGTGTGGATGATGGATACCTATCTCAACAGCACCTCGGCCCATGCGCGCTCCAGCATGAGACATGTCGTGACGGGCAAGACCCTAGAATGTGGTGGTTCCGAGGGCCGCGACAAGGCGACGGGGCAAGGCACCGTGTACTGCATTCAAGAGTGGGCGAAGCAGCGGGGCATCGATCTCAGCCAATCGACCTTCGTCGTGCAGGGGATTGGAAACGCGGGGAGTTGGACCGCGGTGCTTCTCGCCAAACTCGGCGCCCGCCTGCTTGCGATCTGCAATAGCCGAACGGCGATCTACAGTGCCGACGGGATCGATGCGGAGGGGGTCAAGCGATGGGCGGATCAGAAGAAGGATCTCGCTGATTTCTCCGGTGTCGAGACCATTGCTCTGGATCAACTCTTCAAGATCAAGGCCGATATTCTGGTTCCCGCTGCACTAGAGGACCAGATCACAGTGGACAATGTGGATAGCATCGATGTGAAGGTAATCGCCGAGGCGGCCAATGGCCCCATGAGGCCCGATGCAGAAAAGGCACTCATCAATCGTGGTGTGGATATCATCCCCGACCTTCTCTGCAACTCAGGCGGTGTGATTGTGTCTTATTTCGAATGGGTTCAGAACAAGAAGAGCGAGCATTGGGAACTCGAAGAGGTGGACGCCAAACTCGCGAAAACGATCCAGCACGCGTTTGGCAACGTGTCGGCCTTTGCCTCTGAATTCAAATGCTCTACGCGCACCGCAGCCTATGGTGTCGCACTTCAGCGGATGCAGGGCGCGTATCGCCAGCGGCAGATATTTCCGTAG